The following are from one region of the Candidatus Peregrinibacteria bacterium genome:
- the atpG gene encoding ATP synthase F1 subunit gamma translates to MASLQEIKLRTRSVKSTQKITKAMEMVAASKMRFAQRQSLKGRPYITKLSEMIGEVVFTNEPPIFHPFLQKNTEANQVAYILLTSNRGLCGGFNSNVIRTMLEILHEKKHLKELVITVGTKGRQAMERVGKSLLAEFSTLPEKPTFLDTLGMSTVVIEDFLSGKYQEVWLVYNHFYSTLSQRPVVKKLLPFEPSTEDFQPSEKRDYIFESDKKDLSNELLRMYIETSIYQTVLESIASEHSARMMAMKKASENAKEIVSNLTLHYNKARQSKITTEILEVVAGSQN, encoded by the coding sequence ATGGCGTCGCTTCAGGAAATTAAACTCAGAACTCGTTCGGTAAAATCTACCCAAAAAATCACGAAAGCGATGGAAATGGTGGCGGCTTCAAAAATGCGATTTGCACAGAGGCAAAGTCTCAAGGGAAGACCGTATATTACGAAACTTTCGGAGATGATTGGAGAGGTCGTATTCACGAATGAGCCACCGATTTTTCATCCTTTTCTCCAAAAAAATACCGAAGCAAATCAGGTCGCATACATTCTTCTCACTTCGAATAGAGGGCTCTGTGGTGGATTTAATAGCAATGTGATTCGAACCATGCTCGAGATACTTCATGAAAAGAAACATCTGAAGGAGCTCGTCATTACCGTTGGGACAAAAGGGAGACAGGCAATGGAAAGAGTCGGGAAATCTCTCCTCGCTGAGTTCTCAACTCTGCCAGAAAAACCAACTTTTCTCGATACTCTCGGAATGAGCACGGTGGTTATTGAAGATTTTTTGAGCGGGAAATATCAAGAAGTTTGGCTCGTATACAATCATTTTTACTCAACGCTCAGCCAACGCCCAGTCGTTAAAAAACTTTTGCCATTCGAACCGAGCACGGAAGATTTCCAACCATCAGAAAAACGAGATTATATTTTTGAATCGGACAAGAAAGACCTTTCGAACGAACTTCTTCGAATGTACATCGAAACAAGTATCTATCAGACAGTTCTCGAATCTATTGCCTCTGAGCACAGCGCTCGGATGATGGCAATGAAAAAGGCTTCGGAGAATGCCAAAGAAATTGTTTCAAATCTGACTCTTCACTATAACAAAGCTCGGCAATCAAAAATTACCACTGAGATTCTCGAAGTCGTCGCCGGAAGCCAGAATTAA
- a CDS encoding F0F1 ATP synthase subunit alpha, which produces MEFDAKGLTELLQKQLENLDFTPTSVGVGHILSVGDGVAQVSGLQDVKMGEMVEFPEETYGMAINLAEDKVGCILFSEGKHLKEGDLVKVTGKIMQVPVGEALAGRVVNALGQPVDGKGSLNTTKFRPIENKAEGVIYRKSVSVPLQTGIKAIDAMIPIGRGQRELIIGDRQTGKTAIAIDTIINQKGKDVRCFYVAIGQKQSTIANVVRKFEETGALEYTTIIATSAADPASLNFIAPYAGCAMAEEVMYSGKDALIVYDDLSKHAWAYREVSLLLRRPPGREAYPGDIFYLHSRLLERASRLSEDLGGGSLTALPIIETQAGDVSAYIPTNVISITDGQIYLEAELFNAGRRPAINAGLSVSRVGGSAQSPIMKKVAGNLRLSLAQFRELEGFAQIGSDLDPQTKSLLHRGERIIEVLKQPQYAPLPVEKQIEMIYAVNNGFLDEVASSDIFRFEKTLSDFMSTKYRDLEAKLQGKNKLTPDLEAELSQALRNFKESWK; this is translated from the coding sequence ATGGAATTTGACGCAAAAGGCCTTACCGAGCTTCTTCAAAAGCAATTAGAAAATTTAGATTTCACTCCGACATCCGTTGGGGTGGGACACATTTTGTCCGTGGGAGATGGCGTGGCTCAGGTAAGTGGGCTTCAGGACGTAAAAATGGGAGAAATGGTCGAATTTCCAGAGGAGACTTATGGAATGGCGATCAACCTTGCCGAAGACAAAGTGGGTTGTATCCTTTTTAGTGAGGGAAAACACCTGAAGGAAGGAGATCTCGTAAAAGTGACGGGAAAAATCATGCAAGTTCCCGTGGGAGAAGCTCTTGCTGGGCGCGTAGTGAATGCCTTGGGACAACCAGTTGACGGAAAAGGTTCTCTGAACACAACAAAATTTCGTCCAATTGAGAACAAAGCAGAAGGTGTTATTTATCGAAAGTCGGTCAGTGTCCCACTCCAAACTGGAATTAAAGCAATTGATGCCATGATCCCTATTGGTCGCGGGCAGAGAGAACTCATTATCGGAGACAGGCAAACTGGAAAAACAGCAATCGCGATTGATACGATTATTAATCAAAAGGGAAAAGATGTTCGTTGTTTTTATGTGGCTATTGGACAAAAGCAATCCACAATTGCGAATGTTGTCCGAAAGTTCGAGGAAACTGGCGCTCTCGAATATACGACGATCATCGCGACTTCAGCGGCAGATCCGGCTTCCCTCAATTTTATTGCTCCATACGCGGGGTGCGCTATGGCGGAAGAAGTGATGTATTCCGGAAAAGATGCTCTCATTGTGTATGATGATCTTTCAAAACATGCTTGGGCGTATCGTGAAGTTTCCCTGCTTCTTCGCCGTCCTCCCGGACGAGAAGCGTATCCAGGAGATATTTTTTATCTCCATTCTCGTCTTCTCGAACGCGCATCTCGTCTTTCTGAAGACTTGGGAGGCGGTTCTCTGACAGCGCTTCCGATCATCGAAACCCAAGCAGGAGACGTTTCTGCGTATATTCCAACAAACGTTATTTCCATTACAGATGGGCAAATCTATCTGGAAGCAGAACTCTTCAATGCCGGAAGACGTCCAGCAATTAATGCCGGCCTTTCTGTTTCTCGCGTTGGTGGTTCTGCACAAAGTCCGATCATGAAGAAAGTAGCGGGAAATCTTCGTTTGAGTCTTGCGCAGTTTCGTGAGCTCGAAGGATTTGCTCAAATTGGTTCCGATCTTGATCCACAGACAAAATCGCTTCTCCATCGTGGAGAGCGCATTATTGAAGTTCTCAAACAACCGCAATATGCGCCACTTCCAGTAGAGAAACAGATTGAGATGATTTACGCGGTCAATAATGGTTTCCTTGATGAAGTTGCCTCTTCGGATATTTTTCGATTTGAAAAGACTCTTTCTGATTTTATGTCCACAAAATATCGGGACCTCGAAGCAAAGCTCCAGGGAAAGAATAAATTGACTCCCGATCTCGAAGCCGAACTTTCTCAAGCTCTCCGAAATTTTAAAGAGAGCTGGAAATGA